In a single window of the Rhopalosiphum padi isolate XX-2018 chromosome 1, ASM2088224v1, whole genome shotgun sequence genome:
- the LOC132916905 gene encoding uncharacterized protein LOC132916905 yields MADEKLSRKMVFPYTFTAKAVQFPFKLHFNNHWMFPWFIGAAVLVSPVFYLIQKAANCEANVKIWAEKRRKEEEHHKHKWD; encoded by the exons ATGGCCGATGAAAAGTTAAGCCGCAAGATGGTTTTCCCATACACATTCACAGCTAAGGCTGTCCAGTTTCCATTCAAACTACATTTTAACAACCATTGGATGTTCCCATGGTTCATTGGAGCAGCTGTATTGGTTTCGCCTGTATTTTATCTAATTCAAAAAGctg ctaacTGTGAAGCTAATGTAAAGATTTGGGCCGAGAAAAGGAGGAAGGAAGAAGAACACCACAAACACAAGTGGGATTAA
- the LOC132916904 gene encoding retinol dehydrogenase 12-like has product MIKIPKPLVYVSVFGTVCGGAYLIKDWFSGKDYKIKTSAANKVIIVTGANTGLGKEAVRLLAIKNATVVMACRDLEKCEKSRIEIALMSRNKRLYCRKCDLSSQESIRQFATKFQKEFNRLDVLINNAGVMMCSKSLTKEGIETHMGVNHMGHFLLTNLLLDCLKKSTPSRVVNVTTLKHGSSKINKEDLNSELSYSEEEAYNQSKLANLMFTYKLAEILKDTGVTVNAVYPGISTTDISRHLPYYNSVTRFFIKPMAWLFLKSAAKGSQTLVHAALEPELENISGQFISNFKVIPLPFRARDQKTVEWLWKVSEKWTKVKENVSPEL; this is encoded by the exons TGCTTATTTGATCAA GGATTGGTTTTCTGGAAAAGATTACAAAATCAAGACATCAGCAGCCAACAAAGTGATCATAGTTACAGGTGCAAATACTGGCCTAGGTAAAGAAGCCGTAAGATTGTTGGCCATTAAAAATGCCACGGTCGTGATGGCATGTCGAGATTTGGAAAAATGTGAAAAG AGCCGAATTGAAATAGCACTTATGTCTAGGAACAAACGTCTTTACTGTCGGAAATGTGATTTATCGTCACAAGAATCTATCAGACAATTTGCAACCAAATTTCAGAAAG aatttaatagaTTGGATGTTTTAATCAATAATGCTGGAGTTATGATGTGTAGTAAATCCTTGACCAAAGAAGGAATTGAAACTCATATGGGTGTCAATCATATGGGCCATTTTTTGTTAACCAATCTACTTTTAgattgtttgaaaaaaagtacTCCTAGTCGAGTTGTCAATGTGACAACGCTGAAACACGGATCTAGTAAAATTAACAAAGAAGATTTAAATTCTGAATTGTCATATAGTGAAGAAGAGGCATATAATCAAAGTAAACTTGCAAATCTTATGTTTACATATAAATTAGCTGAAATCTTAAAAG acACTGGAGTTACAGTAAATGCCGTCTATCCCGGTATCTCTACAACAGATATTTCAAGACATTTaccttattataatagtgttactagatttttcataaaaccaATGGCATGGCTATTTTTAAAGTCAGCAGCCAAAGGATCCCAGACTTTAGTTCATGCAGCTTTAGAACCAGAACTTGAAAACATTAGCGGTCAATTCATCAG taATTTCAAAGTAATACCATTACCATTTCGAGCACGCGATCAAAAGACAGTTGAATGGTTATGGAAAGTCAGTGAAAAATGGACTAAAGTCAAGGAAAATGTATCACCTGAACtatga